Part of the Meiothermus sp. CFH 77666 genome is shown below.
CTGCTAAACTATAGCCATGAACCCCACCCTGCTCAGCGTGAAGGAGTACTTAGAGCTCGAGGAGCGCGCAGAACTCCGCCACGAATATGTTGATGGGCGACTTCTAGCCATGGCCGGGGAGACCCAGGAGCACGAAGACATTGTACTCAACCTGGTTGAAGCCCTCCGTCCGCTGGCCAGGGGCAAGGGTTGCAGGCTGTACACCACCAACATCAAGTTGCAAGTTCGACCTACCCGATTCCGCTATCCCGATCTGATGGTGATTTGCAGCCCTAAGGTTGAGCCGAGAATTGAATTTGCCCCCTGCTTGATTGTGGAAGTTTTATCGGATAGCACCGAACAAACCGATCTCAGTGAGAAACTGAGTGAATACACTGCGCTGCCCAGCCTCGAACGCTACCTACTGGTCTCTCAGACCCACAAACTGGTTCTGGTCTATATCCGGCAGCCTGACGGCTGGCGGCTCGAGACCCTTGAGAATAGCGGCGAAGTTTACATCCCTTGTCTGGATGTAAGCCTTACCCTCGAGGAAATTTACCGGGGACTTGCCCTTTGATAGGTGAATCTACTGCTTTGGGCGTACCATTTTGCCGTAAGGGAATGCAATTGCCAAGGCCCGGGCGATAACCAGAGCCAGTATGCCCGCACTCCAGACCAACACATCCGCACCCTTAATATCTCCCGAGAACAGCCCCAGCATCATCTCACGTAGAACAAATATCACTGCCACTTCAACCAAAATCTCGGCCCGGATGCGGTCGTACTCAAAGTAGTCCACAAAGGCCCGTACCAGCTCGAGCACCACTACCAATGAAAGGATATTTGTGACCAGATCTTTCAGGCCCAGACGAACCGTGGGCTGGCTGACCGCAAGGCCTAGGTCCATCAGGGTGCGCCCTACACTCACCAGCAGGCCTATCAGCAGGGCTACAAGTGCAAGGTTGAAGATAACCCGGGTGATGATCCGAAAAATGTTGAGCAAGTTTTGTTGGGTGATCAT
Proteins encoded:
- a CDS encoding Uma2 family endonuclease; the protein is MNPTLLSVKEYLELEERAELRHEYVDGRLLAMAGETQEHEDIVLNLVEALRPLARGKGCRLYTTNIKLQVRPTRFRYPDLMVICSPKVEPRIEFAPCLIVEVLSDSTEQTDLSEKLSEYTALPSLERYLLVSQTHKLVLVYIRQPDGWRLETLENSGEVYIPCLDVSLTLEEIYRGLAL
- a CDS encoding phosphate-starvation-inducible PsiE family protein yields the protein MITQQNLLNIFRIITRVIFNLALVALLIGLLVSVGRTLMDLGLAVSQPTVRLGLKDLVTNILSLVVVLELVRAFVDYFEYDRIRAEILVEVAVIFVLREMMLGLFSGDIKGADVLVWSAGILALVIARALAIAFPYGKMVRPKQ